A DNA window from Callospermophilus lateralis isolate mCalLat2 chromosome X, mCalLat2.hap1, whole genome shotgun sequence contains the following coding sequences:
- the Hccs gene encoding holocytochrome c-type synthase, with product MGLSASTPAVSVQTSNASDHQRASPPSGCPMHEGKMKGCPMNAEPSGPTCESKAYSVPAHQDRAYEYVECPVTGAAAKNKENLDPSNLMPPPNQTPAPDQPFALSTVREESSIPRADSEKKWVYPSEQMFWNAMLRKGWKWKDEDISQKDMYNIIKIHNQNNEQAWKEILKWEALHAAECPCGPSLIRFGGKAKQYSPRARIRSWMGYELPFDRHDWIINRCGTEVRYVIDYYDGGEVNKDYQFTILDVRPALDSLSAVWDRMKVAWWRWTS from the exons ATGGGTTTGTCAGCCTCTACCCCTGCTGTTTCAGTTCAGACCTCAAATGCTTCAGATCATCAGAGAGCATCACCGCCTTCAGGATGCCCAATGCATGAAGGGAAAATGAAAG GCTGTCCAATGAATGCAGAACCCTCTGGTCCAACCTGTGAGAGCAAAGCATACTCTGTGCCTGCCCACCAAGATCGTGCATATGAGTATGTGGAGTGTCCTGTTACAGGCGCTGCTGCTAAGAATAAGGAGAACCTGGATCCTTCAAATCTG ATGCCACCACCTAATCAAACACCAGCTCCAGATCAGCCCTTTGCATTGTCTACCGTCAGAGAGGAGTCATCCATTCCACGAGCAGATTCAGAGAAAAAGTGGGTTTATCCTTCCGAACAGATGTTCTGGAATGCAATGTTAAGGAAAGG GTGGAAGTGGAAGGATGAGGATATTAGTCAAAAAGATATgtataatatcattaaaattcaTAATCAGAACAATGAACAGGCCTGGAAGGAGATTTTGAAGTGGGAAGCTCTTCATGCTGC GGAGTGCCCTTGTGGTCCATCCTTGATCCGATTTGGAGGGAAAGCAAAACAATATTCACCAAGAGCAAGAATTCGTTCCTGGATGGG GTATGAGCTGCCTTTTGACAGGCACGATTGGATCATCAACCGCTGTGGCACAGAAGTTAGATATGTGATAGATTATTACGATGGTGGTGAAGTCAACAAGGACTACCAGTTCACCATCTTGGACGTCCGCCCTGCCTTGGATTCACTTTCAGCAGTATGGGACAGAATG